From a region of the Bradyrhizobium diazoefficiens genome:
- a CDS encoding biotin--[acetyl-CoA-carboxylase] ligase, giving the protein MGFALGPRARSAGYKLAAFERTGSTNTEAIEQARAGERGPMWFVTSEQTAGRGRRQRVWIAPRGNLAASVLEVMDVAPAVAATLGFAAGLAEEAALEKVSLEAALRLGEGRPRYALKWPNDVLAGGRKLVGIGLEAEAVGNGLAVVVGIGTNVVAAPEGTPTPAVSLAGLGVQISAEELFSALSDAWVEFRGIWDSGRGFAEIRKLWLERAAGLGERVAINTGTMTLDGIFDTIDDTGCLIVRTADGRRLPVAAGEVFFGSAASVGAA; this is encoded by the coding sequence ATGGGTTTCGCGCTCGGTCCTCGCGCACGATCGGCGGGCTACAAGCTCGCGGCGTTCGAACGGACCGGCTCGACCAATACCGAGGCGATCGAGCAGGCCAGGGCCGGGGAACGCGGCCCGATGTGGTTCGTCACATCGGAGCAGACCGCCGGCCGCGGCCGCCGCCAGCGCGTCTGGATTGCGCCACGCGGCAATCTCGCCGCCAGCGTCCTCGAAGTCATGGACGTCGCGCCGGCCGTCGCCGCCACGCTGGGCTTTGCGGCCGGGCTCGCCGAGGAAGCGGCGCTGGAGAAGGTCAGTCTGGAAGCCGCCCTGCGCCTGGGCGAGGGCCGTCCCCGCTACGCCCTAAAATGGCCGAACGACGTGCTTGCCGGCGGCAGGAAGCTCGTCGGCATCGGGCTCGAGGCCGAAGCCGTCGGCAATGGCCTCGCCGTCGTGGTCGGCATCGGCACCAATGTCGTCGCAGCACCCGAGGGCACCCCGACACCCGCGGTATCGCTGGCCGGGCTCGGCGTCCAGATCAGCGCCGAGGAGCTGTTCTCGGCGCTATCCGACGCCTGGGTGGAGTTCCGCGGCATCTGGGACAGTGGCCGCGGCTTTGCCGAGATCCGCAAACTGTGGCTGGAGCGCGCTGCCGGCCTCGGCGAGCGGGTCGCGATCAACACGGGAACGATGACGCTGGACGGCATTTTCGACACGATCGACGACACCGGGTGCCTGATCGTCCGCACCGCTGACGGCCGACGCCTGCCGGTGGCGGCCGGCGAGGTGTTCTTCGGCTCGGCCGCCTCCGTGGGAGCTGCGTGA
- the nuoN gene encoding NADH-quinone oxidoreductase subunit NuoN: MSFETAGYQLAPVLPELVLAVGAMALLMLGAYRGQETTRTVTSLSVVLLIVVGALEYMLPAGKQVTFGGSFIVDDFARFMKILALIGSAVTLVLSMEFLSDPSRRIFEYAILVLLSTLGMMVLISAGDLISLYLGLELMSLALYVVATSNRDNAKSTEAGLKYFVLGALSSGMLLYGASLIYGFTGTVSFAGIAAAATVSNVGLVFGLVFLLAGLCFKVSAVPFHMWTPDVYEGAPTPVTAFFASAPKVAALAVFTRVTLTAFPGIVSQWQQILVFVAIASMALGSFAAIGQSNIKRLMAYSSIGHMGFALVGLASGTVEGAQGVLMYIVIYVAMTLGSFSIILAMRRNGQAVEQISDFAGLSRTNPLLAFMFAMLLFSLAGIPPLAGFFAKWYVFVAAIKANLFTLAVIGVLTSVVGAYYYLAIVKTMYFDEPAGQVDPVRIEVRTVLAVAGLFNILFALFAGPVVSVASAAAKSLF, from the coding sequence ATGAGCTTTGAGACTGCAGGTTACCAACTGGCGCCGGTGCTGCCCGAGCTCGTGCTCGCGGTCGGCGCCATGGCGCTACTGATGCTCGGAGCCTATCGCGGGCAGGAGACGACCAGGACGGTCACCTCGCTGTCGGTGGTGCTCCTGATCGTGGTCGGCGCGCTCGAATACATGCTGCCGGCCGGCAAGCAGGTGACCTTCGGCGGCAGCTTCATCGTCGACGACTTTGCCCGCTTCATGAAGATCCTGGCCCTGATCGGCTCTGCGGTGACGCTGGTGCTGTCGATGGAGTTCCTGTCCGACCCGTCGCGCCGCATCTTCGAATACGCCATCCTGGTGCTGCTCTCGACGCTCGGCATGATGGTGCTGATCTCGGCCGGCGATCTGATCTCGCTCTATCTCGGCCTCGAACTGATGTCGCTGGCGCTCTACGTGGTGGCGACCTCGAACCGTGACAACGCCAAGTCGACCGAAGCCGGCCTGAAGTACTTCGTGCTCGGCGCGCTGTCCTCGGGCATGCTGCTCTATGGCGCCTCGCTGATCTACGGCTTCACCGGCACGGTCAGCTTCGCCGGCATCGCCGCGGCGGCGACGGTCTCGAATGTAGGCCTGGTGTTCGGCCTGGTCTTCCTGCTCGCCGGCCTCTGCTTCAAGGTCTCGGCCGTGCCGTTCCACATGTGGACGCCGGACGTGTATGAGGGCGCGCCGACCCCGGTCACCGCCTTCTTCGCGTCGGCACCGAAAGTCGCCGCGCTCGCCGTGTTCACCCGCGTCACGCTGACGGCTTTCCCGGGCATCGTCTCGCAGTGGCAGCAGATCCTGGTGTTCGTGGCGATCGCCTCGATGGCGCTCGGCTCCTTCGCCGCGATCGGCCAATCCAACATCAAGCGCCTGATGGCCTATTCCTCGATCGGCCATATGGGCTTCGCGCTGGTCGGTCTTGCCTCGGGCACCGTCGAGGGCGCGCAGGGCGTCTTGATGTACATCGTGATCTATGTCGCGATGACGCTGGGCTCGTTCTCGATCATCCTCGCGATGCGCCGCAACGGCCAGGCCGTCGAGCAGATCAGCGACTTCGCCGGCCTGTCGCGGACCAATCCGCTGCTCGCCTTCATGTTCGCGATGCTGCTGTTCTCGCTCGCCGGCATTCCGCCGCTCGCCGGCTTCTTCGCCAAATGGTACGTCTTCGTCGCCGCGATCAAGGCGAACCTGTTCACGCTCGCCGTCATCGGCGTGCTGACCAGCGTGGTCGGCGCCTACTACTACCTGGCCATCGTCAAGACGATGTATTTCGACGAGCCGGCCGGCCAGGTCGATCCGGTGCGCATCGAAGTGCGGACGGTGCTGGCGGTCGCGGGCCTGTTCAACATCCTGTTTGCGCTGTTCGCAGGTCCCGTGGTGAGCGTCGCCTCCGCCGCGGCAAAGTCGCTGTTCTAG
- a CDS encoding NADH-quinone oxidoreductase subunit M, with the protein MTTWPILSVTTFLPLVGALIVYLSRGDDEAAKRNSRWIALWTTLITFAVSVILAMRFDPSNPDFQFVEKANWLATGITYHMGVDGISLPLVILTTAVMPFCIIASWKAITNRVREYMMAFLILETLMVGTFSALDLVLFYLFFEGGLIPMFLIIGVWGGPRRVYASFKFFLYTLLGSVLMLLAIMALYWNGGTTDIPTLMHTAVPRSLQTWAWLAFFASFAVKMPMWPVHTWLPDAHVEAPTAGSVVLAAILLKMGGYGFLRFSLPMFPLASHDFAPLIFTLSAIAIIYTSLVALMQEDMKKLIAYSSVAHMGFVTMGIFAGTMQGVAGGVFQMISHGIVSGALFLCVGVVYDRLHTREIAAYGGLVNRMPLYALTFMVFTMANVGLPGTSGFVGEFMTLLGTFKVSIPTAFFATFGVILSAGYALWLYRKVVFGALVRPSLASMKDLTLRECLTLFPMIALTILFGVYPKPVLDMSAASVQQLVNNYNTAVTAVKAAALLQ; encoded by the coding sequence ATGACGACCTGGCCCATCCTATCGGTCACGACGTTCCTGCCGCTGGTCGGCGCGCTGATCGTCTATCTCAGCCGCGGCGATGACGAGGCGGCCAAGCGCAATTCGCGCTGGATCGCGCTCTGGACCACGCTGATCACCTTCGCGGTGTCGGTGATCCTGGCCATGCGCTTCGACCCGTCAAACCCCGACTTCCAGTTCGTCGAGAAGGCGAACTGGCTCGCCACCGGCATCACCTATCACATGGGCGTCGACGGCATCTCGCTGCCGCTGGTGATCCTCACCACCGCCGTGATGCCGTTCTGCATCATCGCGAGCTGGAAGGCGATCACGAACCGGGTCCGCGAATACATGATGGCGTTCCTGATCCTGGAAACGCTGATGGTCGGCACCTTCTCGGCGCTCGACCTCGTGCTGTTCTACCTGTTCTTCGAAGGCGGCCTGATTCCGATGTTCCTGATCATCGGCGTCTGGGGCGGGCCGCGCCGGGTGTACGCGTCGTTCAAGTTCTTCCTCTACACGCTGCTCGGCTCGGTCCTGATGCTGCTCGCCATCATGGCGCTGTACTGGAACGGCGGCACCACCGACATCCCGACCCTGATGCACACCGCCGTACCGCGGTCCCTGCAGACCTGGGCCTGGCTTGCCTTCTTCGCCTCGTTTGCGGTGAAGATGCCGATGTGGCCGGTGCACACCTGGCTCCCCGACGCGCACGTCGAGGCGCCGACCGCAGGCTCGGTGGTCCTGGCCGCGATCCTCTTGAAGATGGGCGGCTATGGCTTCCTGCGCTTCTCGCTGCCGATGTTCCCGCTGGCTTCGCATGACTTCGCGCCGCTGATCTTCACGCTGTCGGCCATCGCCATCATCTACACCTCGCTGGTGGCGTTGATGCAGGAGGACATGAAGAAGCTGATCGCGTACTCCTCGGTGGCGCATATGGGCTTCGTCACCATGGGCATCTTCGCCGGCACCATGCAGGGCGTCGCCGGCGGCGTGTTCCAGATGATCTCCCACGGCATCGTCTCCGGCGCGCTGTTCCTCTGCGTCGGCGTCGTCTACGACCGCCTGCACACCCGCGAGATCGCGGCCTATGGCGGCCTCGTCAACCGGATGCCGCTCTACGCGCTGACCTTCATGGTCTTCACCATGGCCAATGTCGGTCTGCCCGGCACGAGCGGCTTCGTCGGCGAGTTCATGACGCTGCTCGGCACCTTCAAGGTCTCGATCCCGACGGCGTTCTTCGCCACTTTCGGCGTGATCCTGTCGGCAGGCTACGCGCTGTGGCTGTACCGCAAGGTCGTGTTCGGGGCGCTGGTCAGGCCCTCGCTGGCGAGCATGAAGGATCTCACCTTGCGGGAGTGCCTGACGCTGTTTCCGATGATCGCGCTGACGATCCTGTTCGGCGTCTATCCGAAGCCGGTGCTCGACATGTCGGCCGCCTCGGTCCAGCAACTGGTCAACAATTACAACACCGCTGTGACGGCCGTGAAGGCCGCCGCACTGCTCCAGTGA
- the nuoL gene encoding NADH-quinone oxidoreductase subunit L, which translates to MVQAIVFLPLLGALLAGLIALVGAHGRNPSGDTVEHHGEHGHGAQVHAHAAASINQDAAKVHVSHDEPMDHDEHGHGPAEPPAAGSRGAELITTALLFVSAALSWMTLVDVGFMHHDARIQLLPWIFSGDLQVWWTLRVDTLTAVMLVVVTTVSSLVHLYSIGYMDEDPNRPRFFGYLSLFTFAMLMLVTADNLVQLFFGWEGVGLASYLLIGFWYQRPSANAAAIKAFVVNRVGDFGFALGIFAIFMLVGSTDFETIFHAAPGLTGKTIDFLGWHADALTLTCLLLFMGAMGKSAQFLLHTWLPDAMEGPTPVSALIHAATMVTAGVFMVARLSPLFELAPNAQAVVMFVGATTAFFAATIGLVQNDIKRIVAYSTCSQLGYMFVAMGAGAYSVGMFHLFTHAFFKALLFLGSGSVIYAMHHEQDIRNMGGLWKKIPYTYAVMVVGTLALTGFPLTAGYFSKDAIIESAYASHNPFGVYGFLMTVVAAGLTSFYSWRLIFKTFHGEPHDEHHYEAAHEAPIWMLIPIGALAVGSIVAGFPFMELFAGHGIEEFFRESVKMNPHVIEEMHHIPATIVFLPTVMMVLGFLVSYLFYIRRPYLPVELAKTQPMLYQFLLNKWYFDELYDIILVRPAKWIGYQLWKKGDGFIIDGLGPDGISARVLDVTRNVVKIQTGYLYHYAFAMLIGAAGLITWFMFGFGGQ; encoded by the coding sequence ATGGTCCAGGCAATCGTTTTCCTGCCTCTGCTGGGCGCCCTTCTGGCTGGCCTGATCGCGCTCGTCGGCGCGCATGGCCGCAACCCTTCGGGCGACACGGTCGAGCATCACGGCGAGCACGGTCACGGCGCGCAAGTGCATGCGCATGCGGCGGCCTCGATCAACCAGGACGCGGCAAAGGTACACGTTTCGCACGACGAGCCGATGGATCATGACGAGCACGGCCATGGCCCGGCGGAGCCGCCCGCTGCGGGCTCGCGCGGGGCCGAGCTGATCACCACGGCGCTGCTGTTCGTCTCGGCCGCGCTATCCTGGATGACGCTGGTCGACGTCGGCTTCATGCACCATGACGCTCGCATCCAGCTGCTGCCCTGGATCTTCTCCGGCGACCTCCAGGTCTGGTGGACGCTGCGCGTCGACACCCTCACCGCCGTGATGCTGGTGGTGGTCACCACCGTGTCCTCGCTCGTGCACCTCTATTCCATCGGCTACATGGACGAGGATCCGAACCGGCCACGCTTCTTCGGCTATCTCAGCCTGTTCACCTTCGCCATGCTGATGCTGGTGACCGCGGACAATCTCGTGCAGCTGTTCTTCGGCTGGGAAGGCGTCGGTCTCGCCAGCTATCTGCTGATCGGCTTCTGGTACCAGCGGCCGTCGGCGAACGCAGCGGCGATCAAGGCCTTCGTGGTCAACCGGGTCGGCGATTTCGGCTTCGCGCTCGGCATCTTCGCGATCTTCATGCTGGTCGGCTCAACCGATTTCGAGACCATCTTCCACGCCGCGCCCGGGCTCACCGGCAAGACCATCGACTTCCTCGGCTGGCACGCCGACGCCCTGACCCTGACCTGTCTCCTCTTGTTCATGGGTGCGATGGGCAAGTCGGCGCAGTTCTTGCTGCACACCTGGTTGCCGGACGCGATGGAAGGCCCGACCCCGGTCTCGGCGCTGATCCACGCCGCGACCATGGTCACCGCCGGCGTGTTCATGGTGGCGCGCCTGTCGCCGTTGTTCGAGCTTGCCCCGAACGCGCAGGCCGTCGTGATGTTTGTCGGCGCGACCACCGCGTTCTTCGCGGCGACCATCGGCCTCGTCCAGAACGACATCAAGCGCATCGTCGCCTATTCGACCTGTTCGCAGCTCGGCTACATGTTCGTGGCGATGGGAGCAGGGGCCTATTCGGTCGGCATGTTCCATTTGTTCACGCACGCCTTCTTCAAGGCGCTGCTGTTCCTCGGCTCCGGCTCGGTGATCTACGCGATGCACCACGAGCAGGACATCCGCAACATGGGCGGCCTGTGGAAGAAGATCCCCTACACCTACGCGGTGATGGTGGTCGGCACACTGGCGCTCACCGGCTTCCCGCTCACTGCCGGCTATTTCTCCAAGGACGCGATCATCGAGTCCGCCTATGCCTCGCATAATCCGTTCGGGGTGTACGGCTTCCTGATGACGGTCGTCGCGGCCGGCCTGACCTCGTTCTATTCGTGGCGCCTGATCTTCAAGACCTTCCACGGCGAGCCGCATGACGAGCACCACTATGAGGCCGCGCACGAGGCCCCGATCTGGATGCTGATCCCCATCGGCGCGCTTGCGGTCGGCTCCATCGTCGCCGGTTTCCCGTTCATGGAGCTGTTTGCCGGTCACGGTATTGAGGAGTTCTTCCGCGAATCCGTGAAGATGAACCCGCACGTCATCGAGGAGATGCACCACATCCCCGCGACCATCGTCTTCCTGCCGACGGTAATGATGGTGCTGGGCTTCCTCGTCTCCTACCTGTTCTACATCCGCCGGCCTTATCTGCCGGTCGAGCTGGCGAAAACGCAGCCGATGCTGTATCAGTTCCTGCTCAACAAATGGTACTTCGACGAACTCTACGACATCATTTTGGTCCGTCCGGCGAAGTGGATCGGCTATCAGCTCTGGAAGAAGGGCGACGGCTTCATCATCGACGGCCTCGGCCCCGACGGCATCTCGGCCCGCGTGCTGGACGTCACCCGCAACGTCGTGAAGATCCAGACCGGCTATCTCTATCACTACGCGTTCGCCATGCTGATCGGAGCCGCCGGCCTGATCACCTGGTTCATGTTCGGCTTTGGAGGCCAGTAA
- the nuoK gene encoding NADH-quinone oxidoreductase subunit NuoK yields the protein MTIGLGHYLAVGAILFTLGILGIFLNRKNIIVILMSIELILLSVNINLVAFSSFLGDIVGQVFALLVLTVAAAEAAIGLAILVVYFRNRGSIAVEDVNLMKG from the coding sequence ATGACGATCGGGCTCGGACATTATCTGGCGGTCGGCGCGATCCTGTTCACGCTCGGCATCCTCGGCATCTTCCTGAACCGCAAGAACATCATCGTCATCCTGATGTCGATCGAGCTGATCCTGCTCTCGGTCAACATCAACCTGGTTGCGTTCTCGAGCTTCCTCGGCGACATCGTCGGCCAGGTCTTCGCGCTGCTGGTGCTCACCGTCGCAGCGGCCGAAGCCGCGATCGGTCTCGCCATTCTTGTGGTCTATTTCCGCAACCGCGGCTCGATCGCGGTTGAGGACGTCAATCTGATGAAGGGCTGA
- a CDS encoding NADH-quinone oxidoreductase subunit J, translated as MIVPALFFYLFAGVCVASAVMVIVSRNPVHSVLYLILAFVNASGLFVLMGAEFLAMILIVVYVGAVAVLFLFVIMMLDVDFLELREGFIEYLPVGLVIGGIFLFELLLTVGFWVINPGVSKTITAAIPTNVSNTEALGLVLYTKYIHYFQLSGMVLLVAMIGAIVLTLRHKASVKRQDINVQNARTPEMAMAMRKVAPGQGLSDADAAEWVK; from the coding sequence ATGATCGTTCCCGCGCTGTTCTTCTATCTCTTCGCCGGCGTCTGCGTCGCTTCGGCCGTGATGGTGATTGTCTCGCGCAATCCCGTGCACTCCGTGCTGTACCTGATCCTGGCCTTCGTCAACGCCTCCGGCCTGTTCGTGCTGATGGGCGCCGAATTCCTCGCGATGATCCTGATCGTCGTCTATGTCGGCGCCGTCGCGGTGCTGTTCCTGTTCGTGATCATGATGCTCGACGTCGACTTCCTCGAGCTCCGCGAGGGCTTCATCGAGTATCTGCCGGTCGGTCTCGTGATCGGCGGCATCTTCCTGTTCGAGCTGCTGCTCACCGTCGGCTTCTGGGTCATCAATCCCGGTGTCAGCAAGACGATCACGGCGGCGATCCCGACCAACGTCAGCAACACCGAGGCGCTCGGGCTCGTGCTCTATACGAAGTACATCCACTACTTCCAGCTCTCGGGCATGGTGCTGCTGGTCGCCATGATCGGCGCCATCGTGCTGACGCTGCGGCACAAGGCGAGCGTCAAGCGGCAGGACATCAACGTTCAGAACGCGCGCACGCCCGAGATGGCGATGGCGATGCGCAAGGTGGCGCCGGGGCAGGGGCTCTCGGACGCCGATGCGGCGGAGTGGGTGAAATGA
- the nuoI gene encoding NADH-quinone oxidoreductase subunit NuoI gives MNVNATARSLLLSEFVSAFFLAMRYFFQPKPTINYPFEKNPISPRFRGEHALRRYPNGEERCIACKLCEAICPAQAITIEAGPRRNDGTRRTVRYDIDMVKCIYCGLCQEACPVDAIVEGPNFEFSTETREELLYDKAKLLANGDRWEREIAKAIELDAPYR, from the coding sequence ATCAACGTCAACGCCACTGCACGCTCGCTTCTGCTGTCGGAATTCGTCTCGGCGTTCTTCCTCGCCATGCGCTATTTCTTCCAGCCGAAGCCGACCATCAATTATCCGTTCGAGAAGAATCCGATCTCGCCCCGCTTCCGCGGCGAGCACGCGCTGCGCCGCTATCCGAACGGCGAAGAGCGCTGCATCGCCTGCAAGCTGTGCGAGGCGATCTGCCCGGCGCAGGCCATCACCATCGAGGCCGGCCCGCGCCGCAACGACGGCACCCGCCGCACCGTGCGCTACGACATCGACATGGTGAAGTGCATCTACTGCGGCCTCTGCCAGGAGGCCTGTCCGGTCGACGCCATCGTCGAAGGTCCGAACTTCGAGTTCTCGACCGAGACCCGCGAGGAACTGCTGTATGACAAGGCCAAGCTGCTCGCCAACGGCGATCGCTGGGAACGCGAGATCGCGAAAGCGATCGAGCTCGACGCGCCGTACCGGTGA
- the nuoH gene encoding NADH-quinone oxidoreductase subunit NuoH, protein MEFFESAFWTGFLWPLIIMIAESVLVLVVLLVAIAYILLADRKIWAAVQIRRGPNVVGPWGLFQSFADLLKFVLKEPIIPAGANKGVFLLAPLVSCVLALAAWAVIPTNLGWVISDINVGILFIFAISSLSIYGIIMAGWSSNSKYPFLAALRSAAQMVSYEVSIGFVIITVLLCAGTLNLSAVVEAQHARGLASLIGLPQLTILNWYVWPLFPMFVVFYVSALAETNRPPFDLVEAESELVAGFMVEYGSTPYLLFMLGEYVAIATMCAMATILFLGGWLPPVDLPPFNWVPGIIWFSLKLFFMFFLFAMAKAIVPRYRYDQLMRLGWKVFLPLSLAMVIVVAGVLHFAGIAPK, encoded by the coding sequence ATGGAATTCTTCGAAAGCGCATTCTGGACCGGTTTCCTCTGGCCGCTGATCATCATGATCGCGGAGAGCGTGCTGGTCCTCGTGGTCCTCCTGGTTGCGATCGCCTACATCCTGCTCGCCGACCGCAAGATCTGGGCGGCGGTGCAGATCCGCCGCGGCCCGAACGTGGTCGGCCCCTGGGGCCTGTTCCAGTCCTTCGCCGATCTCCTGAAGTTCGTGCTGAAGGAGCCGATCATTCCGGCCGGCGCCAACAAGGGCGTCTTTCTGCTGGCGCCGCTGGTCTCATGCGTGCTCGCGCTCGCCGCCTGGGCGGTGATCCCGACCAATCTCGGCTGGGTGATCTCCGACATCAATGTCGGCATCCTCTTCATCTTCGCGATCTCGTCGCTGTCGATCTACGGCATCATCATGGCCGGCTGGTCGTCGAACTCGAAGTACCCGTTCCTGGCCGCGCTGCGCTCGGCGGCGCAGATGGTGTCCTACGAGGTCTCCATCGGCTTCGTCATCATCACGGTGCTGCTCTGCGCCGGCACGCTGAACCTCTCGGCCGTGGTCGAGGCCCAGCATGCCCGCGGTCTTGCCAGCCTGATCGGACTGCCGCAGCTCACCATCCTGAACTGGTACGTCTGGCCGCTGTTTCCGATGTTCGTGGTGTTCTACGTCTCGGCGCTAGCGGAGACCAACCGTCCGCCCTTCGACCTCGTCGAAGCGGAATCCGAGCTCGTCGCCGGATTCATGGTCGAATACGGCTCGACGCCGTACCTGCTGTTCATGCTCGGCGAGTACGTCGCGATCGCCACGATGTGCGCGATGGCGACCATCCTGTTCCTCGGGGGCTGGCTGCCGCCGGTCGACCTGCCGCCCTTCAACTGGGTGCCGGGGATCATCTGGTTCTCGCTGAAACTGTTCTTCATGTTCTTCCTGTTCGCGATGGCCAAGGCGATCGTGCCGCGCTACCGCTACGATCAACTGATGCGCCTCGGCTGGAAGGTGTTCCTGCCGCTGTCGCTGGCGATGGTGATCGTGGTGGCCGGCGTGCTGCATTTCGCCGGCATCGCGCCGAAGTGA
- the nuoG gene encoding NADH-quinone oxidoreductase subunit NuoG — protein sequence MTKLIIDGKEIDVPAEYTLLQACEAAGAEIPRFCYHERLSIAGNCRMCLVEVKGGPKPVASCAWGVRDCRPGPKGEPPEISTRSPMVKKAREGVMEFLLINHPLDCPICDQGGECDLQDQAMGYGVDTSRFAENKRAVEDKYLGALVKTSMNRCIQCTRCVRFSAEVAGAPEMGATGRGEDMEITTYLEHALTSELQGNLVDICPVGALTSKPYAFAARPWELGKTQSIDVMDGIGSAIRVDTRGREVMRVLPRINEAVNEEWISDKTRHIVDGLRTQRLDRPYIREAGKLRAASWPEAFAAIAAKAARTDGKRIGAIAGDLAGVEEMFALKDLLAKYGSGNLAVQGGDAFDPALGRGSYIFNPTLAGVEQADALLIVGANPRKEAAVFNARIRKRWRAGGFKVGVIGAKADLTYDYDHLGAGTETLGALAAGKHSFMDVLKNAERPIIMVGAGAASRHDGAAILAASAKLALDVGAVKDGWNGFGVLHETASRVGALDIGFSATGGGLNAAQMTTFGTLDLLFLLGADEIKAPDGTFVVYIGTHGDRGAHRADVILPAAAYTEKSAIYVNTEGRVQMTGRAAFPPGEAREDWAIVRALSEALGKKLGYDSLAALRQAIFKAVPHLIRLDQIEAGSADQIKKLAGKGGSPEKAPFKPLVEDFYLTNPIARASVVMAECSRLASGHMLTAAE from the coding sequence ATGACCAAGCTCATCATCGACGGCAAAGAGATCGATGTTCCCGCCGAGTACACGCTGCTCCAGGCGTGCGAGGCGGCCGGCGCCGAGATTCCGCGCTTCTGCTATCACGAGCGGCTGTCGATCGCCGGCAATTGCCGGATGTGCCTCGTCGAGGTGAAGGGCGGCCCGAAGCCGGTCGCAAGCTGCGCCTGGGGCGTGCGCGATTGCCGCCCGGGCCCGAAAGGCGAGCCGCCGGAGATTTCCACGCGTTCGCCGATGGTGAAGAAGGCGCGCGAAGGCGTGATGGAATTCCTTCTGATCAATCATCCGCTGGATTGCCCGATCTGCGACCAGGGCGGCGAGTGCGATCTGCAGGACCAGGCGATGGGCTATGGTGTCGACACCAGCCGCTTCGCCGAGAACAAGCGCGCGGTCGAGGACAAATATCTCGGCGCGCTGGTCAAGACCTCGATGAACCGCTGCATCCAGTGCACCCGATGCGTCCGCTTCTCGGCGGAGGTCGCCGGCGCGCCCGAAATGGGCGCGACCGGCCGCGGCGAGGACATGGAGATCACGACCTATCTGGAGCACGCGCTGACCTCGGAATTGCAGGGCAACCTCGTCGACATCTGCCCGGTCGGGGCCCTGACCTCGAAGCCCTATGCGTTTGCCGCGCGCCCGTGGGAGCTCGGCAAGACCCAGTCGATCGACGTCATGGACGGCATTGGATCTGCAATCCGCGTCGACACCCGCGGCCGTGAAGTGATGCGCGTGCTGCCGCGCATCAACGAGGCCGTGAACGAGGAGTGGATCTCCGACAAGACCCGCCACATCGTCGACGGCCTGCGGACCCAGCGGCTCGACCGGCCCTATATCCGTGAGGCCGGCAAGCTGCGCGCGGCGAGCTGGCCGGAGGCCTTTGCCGCGATCGCTGCGAAAGCGGCCCGCACCGACGGCAAGCGCATCGGCGCGATCGCCGGCGATCTCGCCGGCGTCGAGGAGATGTTCGCGCTGAAGGACCTGCTGGCCAAATACGGCTCGGGCAATCTGGCGGTGCAGGGCGGCGACGCCTTCGATCCCGCGCTCGGCCGCGGCTCCTACATCTTCAACCCGACGCTTGCAGGCGTGGAGCAGGCGGATGCGCTGCTCATCGTCGGCGCGAACCCGCGGAAAGAGGCGGCGGTGTTCAACGCCCGCATCCGCAAGCGCTGGCGCGCCGGCGGCTTCAAGGTCGGCGTGATCGGCGCAAAGGCCGATCTCACTTACGACTACGACCATCTCGGCGCAGGCACCGAGACGCTCGGCGCGCTCGCGGCCGGCAAGCACTCCTTCATGGACGTGCTGAAGAATGCTGAACGGCCGATCATTATGGTTGGTGCTGGTGCGGCCTCGCGCCACGATGGCGCCGCTATTCTCGCGGCCAGCGCCAAGCTCGCGCTCGATGTCGGCGCAGTGAAGGACGGCTGGAACGGCTTTGGCGTGCTGCATGAGACCGCCTCGCGCGTCGGCGCGCTCGATATCGGCTTCTCCGCAACCGGCGGCGGCCTGAACGCCGCGCAGATGACGACGTTCGGCACGCTCGACCTCTTGTTCCTGCTCGGCGCCGACGAGATCAAGGCGCCGGATGGCACCTTCGTCGTCTATATCGGCACCCATGGCGACCGTGGCGCGCATCGCGCGGACGTCATCCTGCCGGCGGCCGCCTACACCGAGAAGTCCGCAATCTACGTCAACACCGAAGGCCGCGTGCAGATGACCGGACGTGCCGCATTCCCGCCGGGCGAAGCCCGCGAGGACTGGGCGATCGTCCGCGCGCTCTCGGAGGCGCTCGGCAAGAAGCTCGGCTATGACTCACTGGCCGCGCTGCGCCAGGCGATCTTCAAGGCCGTGCCGCATCTGATCCGTCTCGACCAGATCGAGGCCGGCTCCGCCGACCAGATCAAGAAGCTGGCGGGCAAGGGCGGTTCGCCGGAGAAGGCGCCGTTCAAGCCGCTGGTCGAGGACTTCTATTTGACCAACCCGATCGCGCGTGCGTCCGTCGTGATGGCGGAATGCTCGCGGCTTGCCTCCGGGCACATGCTGACCGCAGCGGAGTGA